The following coding sequences lie in one Lolium perenne isolate Kyuss_39 chromosome 2, Kyuss_2.0, whole genome shotgun sequence genomic window:
- the LOC127328296 gene encoding protein FAR1-RELATED SEQUENCE 5-like — translation MLVVATWVHPLAQTLSTDDSGGDDDDEVQSTPVSQTEVQTPYPGMIFDSWDEAKMHYNRYAKKLGFSIKCSTSKISTIDGQKDKQMFVCNKNGKNEDINMQEAAPVRQRNKSITKKTECKARLRIKRKGKKWHVTYFVEEHNHSMIKKFSLKKYLRSHKGIPKEERDFVKLLHKVNLSSGRVMRIMGEVYGGLANVPYDAKSVSNFMATINEDQTHKDMPKLLSHFAKIKKEDPDFYFNLHTDHADKVDRIFWVDGPAIAAYKNYNDCVSFDTTYMMNMYNMPFAPFIGINRYCQSIQLGCGFLKNENVESFEWLFQEFLEAMGGL, via the coding sequence ATGCTAGTGGTAGCAACATGGGTGCATCCGCTGGCACAGACCCTATCTACTGATGATTCAGGAggtgacgacgatgatgaagtccAATCAACTCCAGTAAGCCAAACTGAAGTGCAAACACCATATCCTGGCATGATTTTCGATTCATGGGATGAAGCAAAGATGCATTACAACAGATATGCTAAGAAGCTTGGATTCTCCATCAAGTGTAGTACATCCAAGATCTCAACAATTGATGGTCAGAAGGACAAACAGATGTTCGTTTGCAACAAGAATGGCAAAAATGAGGACATAAACATGCAAGAGGCGGCACCGGTTAGGCAGCGGAACAAAAGCATCACTAAGAAAACTGAATGCAAGGCTAGGCTAAGGATCAAAAGGAAAGGTAAAAAGTGGCATGTAACATATTTCGTTGAAGAGCACAATCACAGTATGATAAAGaagttttctttgaagaaatatttaAGGTCTCACAAAGGAattcctaaggaagaaagggATTTTGTCAAGCTCTTGCATAAGGTGAATCTGTCTTCTGGAAGGGTAATGAGGATCATGGGAGAAGTCTATGGTGGTCTGGCCAATGTACCCTATGATGCCAAGTCTGTTAGCAATTTCATGGCTACCATTAATGAAGATCAAACACACAAAGACATGCCAAAGCTGCTTTCTCACTTTGCAAAGATTAAAAAGGAAGACCCAGATTTCTACTTCAACTTGCATACAGATCATGCTGATAAGGTTGACCGCATATTTTGGGTGGATGGGCCAGCAATAGCTGCATACAAGAACTACAACGATTGTGTCTCATTTGACACCACGTACATGATGAACATGTATAATATGCCATTTGCGCCGTTCATTGGGATCAATAGGTACTGTCAGAGCATCCAGCTAGGTTGTGGTTTCCTTAAAAATGAAAATGTGGAGAGTTTTGAGTGGCTCTTTCAAGAGTTTCTTGAAGCAATGGGCGGCCTCTAG
- the LOC127328297 gene encoding protein FAR1-RELATED SEQUENCE 5-like — protein MSVDEFETRWADMLRKHSVADNTHLDDLYRLRATFVPAYFKDRFFPFLQTTARSEGFNAVLKTYSNPHLSLHHFFEQYLKLQEKINVAEDSVEFMDEDKTFRVWGDYPLEEQALNVYTRPIYLRLRAELRKVTSYNVQLIGGQSYDVLPIKTYVYGYGSRSYQVEANVETETYSCECCKFSRDGLLCCHIFRVMVQLGCINKIPEKYILDRWRVQEETIVEEKMDLPKQPVGRKMNNKERQQLRYGTLCNDYTRVARMASTSEKGKAIADKYILALEKELLEMKASESAKRKKKKQAAPYSDEAPDVENVGDDGQGNSSKFDHVEDPVYTAKQGCPAEKRKKSGLHLKATKVVKCSVCGSIQHTAATCKDKITPGPESKEIDFFRDMV, from the coding sequence ATGTCAGTTGATGAATTTGAAACAAGGTGGGCAGATATGCTCCGCAAACACAGTGTAGCGGACAACACACATCTTGATGATTTGTATCGCTTAAGAGCAACTTTTGTCCCAGCTTACTTCAAGGATCGCTTCTTCCCGTTCCTACAAACTACCGCCCGGAGTGAGGGGTTTAACGCTGTTCTGAAAACATACAGTAACCCTCACCTGAGCCTGCATCACTTCTttgaacaatacttgaagttgcAAGAGAAAATTAATGTAGCGGAGGATTCAGTCGAGTTTATGGATGAAGATAAGACTTTTAGGGTGTGGGGTGACTACCCTCTTGAAGAGCAAGCGTTGAACGTTTATACGCGACCCATATACTTGCGTCTCAGGGCCGAGCTTCGTAAAGTGACATCCTACAATGTACAACTTATTGGAGGCCAAAGTTACGATGTCCTCCCAATTAAAACCTACGTCTATGGCTATGGTAGTAGGAGCTACCAAGTTGAGGCTAATGTTGAAACTGAAACTTACAGCTGCGAGTGCTGCAAGTTCAGTAGGGATGGATTGCTTTGCTGCCATATTTTCAGAGTAATGGTGCAATTGGGTTGTATTAACAAAATTCCAGAGAAATACATACTAGACAGGTGGAGAGTACAGGAGGAAACAATTGTGGAGGAAAAAATGGACTTGCCTAAGCAGCCTGTGGGCAGGAAGATGAATAACAAAGAAAGGCAGCAGTTGCGCTATGGCACTCTATGCAATGATTACACCAGAGTAGCAAGAATGGCATCAACATCAGAGAAAGGGAAAGCCATTGCAGATAAATACATTCTAGCTCTAGAGAAAGAGTTACTGGAAATGAAAGCTTCTGAATCTgcgaaaaggaagaagaagaaacaggCTGCTCCATATTCTGATGAGGCACCAGATGTAGAAAATGTAGGTGATGATGGGCAAGGGAATTCTTCAAAGTTTGACCATGTTGAGGATCCGGTTTATACTGCGAAACAAGGTTGTCCAGCTGAAAAGAGGAAGAAATCTGGACTGCACTTGAAGGCTACAAAGGTTGTGAAATGCAGTGTATGTGGGTCAATCCAACACACTGCAGCTACATGCAAAGATAAGATAACGCCAGGACCAGAATCAAAGGAAATAGATTTCTTCCGTGACATGGTCTAG
- the LOC127331522 gene encoding peroxidase 2: MACASCLSLLVLVAMASAASGQLSSTFYDTSCPNALSTIKSAVTAAVSSEARMGASLVRLHFHDCFVDGCDGSVLLADTGSFIGEQGAAPNNGSIRGMNVIDNIKTQVEAVCNQTVSCADILAVAARDSVVALGGPTWTVLLGRRDSTTASKTNAERDLPPPSFDLTNLTTAFANKQLSVTDMVALSGAHTIGQSQCLNFRDRLYNETNIDTTFATSLKANCPRATGSGDGSLAPLDTTTPNAFDNAYYTNLMSQKGLLHSDQVLFNGGSTDNTVRNFASSAAAFSSAFATAMVNMGNIAPKTGTQGQIRLTCSKVNS; the protein is encoded by the exons ATGGCTTGTGCTTCTTGCCTTAGCTTACTGGTGCTGGTGGCAATGGCCTCGGCCGCGTCGGGGCAGCTGTCGTCAACGTTCTACGACACCTCGTGCCCCAACGCGCTGTCCACTATCAAGAGCGCCGTGACCGCCGCCGTGAGCAGCGAGGCCCGCATGGGGGCCTCGCTAGTCCGGCTGCACTTCCACGACTGTTTTGTCGAT GGATGTGACGGGTCAGTTCTGTTGGCGGACACGGGGAGCTTCATCGGCGAGCAGGGGGCAGCTCCGAACAATGGTTCCATTCGAGGCATGAACGTCATCGACAACATCAAGACGCAGGTGGAGGCCGTGTGCAACCAGACCGTCTCCTGCGCCGAcatcctcgccgtcgccgcccgtgACTCCGTGGTCGCG CTCGGAGGGCCGACATGGACGGTTCTTCTAGGGAGGAGGGACTCTACCACCGCAAGCAAGACCAATGCAGAACGCGACCTGCCTCCTCCTTCCTTCGACCTCACGAATCTCACAACCGCTTTCGCCAACAAGCAACTCAGCGTAACAGACATGGTGGCGCTCTCAG GCGCCCACACCATCGGTCAGTCGCAGTGCCTCAACTTCAGGGACAGGCTCTACAACGAGACCAACATCGACACGACGTTTGCGACGTCGCTCAAGGCCAATTGCCCAAGAGCAACCGGCTCCGGCGACGGCAGCCTGGCGCCGCTGGACACGACGACGCCCAACGCCTTCGACAACGCCTACTACACCAACCTGATGTCCCAGAAGGGGCTTCTGCACTCGGACCAGGTGCTGTTCAACGGCGGCAGCACCGACAACACCGTCAGGAACTTCGCCTCCAGCGCGGCGGCGTTCAGCAGCGCCTTCGCCACGGCCATGGTTAACATGGGGAACATCGCGCCCAAGACGGGGACGCAGGGCCAGATCAGGCTCACCTGCTCCAAGGTGAACTCTTAG
- the LOC127331520 gene encoding 1-aminocyclopropane-1-carboxylate oxidase-like, translating into MSVCIFPVSNGKRKQKKKRKRVGRHMASENGLLVVDLSPFFAADGDAGAAAARALAMEAVIEACQTYGFFRVVNHGVPRELLSRSLELSAAFFALPDEEKAKVRPLPAEATPLPAGYHRLPSHSPDKNEYLLTLQPHLGHNLYPTDPPEFRQALEECHAKLAQLGLLIQEVLTEGMGLPPGFLRGYTGGDRSFHFLLALHFFPAPTEAAGSTSGLSKHEDGQALTLLFQDNVGGLEVLKDGQWLPAEPDDGTIIVNIGDVLQVLTNKKLKSATHRVVSRPGRHRHSFAYFVNVDSDKWIQPLPEFTDKLGEPPRYRGFRFGEYQRLRLRNKTHPPATPDEFYNINHYAV; encoded by the coding sequence ATGAGCGTTTGCATCTTCCCTGTTTCCAACGGTAAGAGAAAGCAAaaaaagaagaggaagagggtAGGTAGACACATGGCATCGGAGAATGGGCTGCTCGTAGTTGATCTGTCGCCTTTCTTCGCGGCAGACGGCGACGCGGGCGCAGCAGCCGCGCGAGCCCTGGCCATGGAAGCCGTGATAGAGGCGTGCCAGACTTACGGGTTCTTCCGGGTCGTCAACCACGGCGTGCCGCGGGAGCTGCTGTCGCGCTCGCTGGAGCTGTCGGCCGCCTTCTTCGCTCTCCCGGACGAGGAGAAGGCCAAGGTCCGGCCACTTCCGGCGGAGGCCACGCCTCTCCCGGCTGGGTACCACAGGCTGCCCTCGCACTCGCCCGACAAGAACGAGTACCTTCTCACTCTCCAGCCGCATCTCGGCCACAACCTGTACCCAACCGACCCACCCGAGTTCAGGCAGGCGCTGGAGGAGTGCCACGCGAAGCTCGCCCAGCTCGGCCTTCTCATCCAGGAGGTACTTACTGAGGGCATGGGCCTCCCTCCGGGATTCCTCCGGGGGTACACCGGCGGCGACAGGAGCTTCCACTTCCTCCTAGCCCTGCACTTCTTCCCGGCGCCGACGGAGGCAGCAGGGTCGACGAGCGGGCTCAGCAAGCACGAGGACGGCCAGGCCCTCACCTTGCTCTTCCAGGACAACGTCGGCGGCCTCGAGGTCCTCAAGGACGGCCAGTGGCTCCCCGCCGAGCCCGACGACGGCACCATCATCGTCAACATCGGCGACGTCCTCCAGGTGCTCACCAACAAGAAGCTCAAGAGCGCCACGCACCGGGTGGTGAGCAGGCCCGGACGCCACAGGCATTCCTTCGCCTACTTCGTCAACGTCGACTCCGACAAATGGATCCAGCCGCTACCCGAGTTCACCGACAAGCTCGGCGAGCCGCCGCGCTACAGAGGGTTCCGTTTCGGCGAGTATCAGCGGCTGCGGCTGAGAAACAAGACACACCCGCCTGCCACGCCTGACGAGTTCTACAACATCAATCATTACGCCGTCTAG